One region of Thunnus albacares chromosome 8, fThuAlb1.1, whole genome shotgun sequence genomic DNA includes:
- the fam110d gene encoding protein FAM110B, which produces MKPLTPIGSPSPLRLLNKGPDYLRRQIDGGGHGRSISAVERLEADKAKYVKSQQVINTKQEPVLVPCATPPPQPRRALVIPSSLTPHLPPRRSSNTPYSTLSGSFTSKDENENDDSRKENRRTSVDVEAHNRSNVNNVMLPSPRTPAINTLVAPHSAPILRRSTGKRMLRPDSLIIYRQKKECKSPMGAGVGENNNVELKSYSFVRRLFQGSMREKSSGGEGRIQKMVIGEEKAPSRDGDSRMSWTNDKDTTDGGPGSRRSSKTDQERSPGSIPSPGFSCTLERTNNGFTKGTTDGVNNGITNGNHSSNYDDANDPWKRASPPPVPRRKFGELYRSKSELRLRCSVALSEQEHFFDFCGLDMDMIERLGRENFLSGASSIDTLSLALRSVGGDGCGGSEPSEFSRHSGDGLFQEELADQLPTGVSIIERNARVIKWLYGCRNAAREGPKESTV; this is translated from the coding sequence ATGAAGCCACTAACCCCAATTGGATCCCCCTCTCCTCTGAGGCTCCTCAACAAGGGTCCAGACTATCTGCGCAGGCAGATAGACGGTGGAGGTCACGGCCGCTCAATCAGCGCTGTGGAGAGGCTTGAAGCGGACAAAGCCAAATATGTTAAGAGCCAGCAGGTAATCAACACCAAGCAGGAGCCTGTACTGGTACCTTGTGCTACCCCACCACCACAGCCCCGGCGAGCTCTTGTCATTCCCAGTAGCTTGACGCCTCATCTTCCCCCACGCCGTTCATCCAACACCCCCTACTCTACACTCTCTGGCTCCTTCACctcaaaagatgaaaatgaaaatgatgactCAAGAAAGGAGAACCGACGGACTTCTGTTGACGTTGAGGCCCACAACAGGAGTAATGTTAACAATGTAATGCTTCCCAGCCCCAGGACACCTGCAATTAACACCTTGGTAGCACCACACAGCGCCCCTATACTCAGGAGGAGCACAGGCAAACGCATGCTGAGGCCGGACTCGCTCATCATCTACAGACAGAAGAAAGAGTGCAAGAGTCCCATGGGTGCAGGGGTGGGAGAGAACAACAATGTGGAACTGAAAAGCTACAGTTTTGTCCGCCGCCTCTTCCAGGGGTCGATGAGAGAGAAGAGTAGCGGAGGTGAGGGCAGAATCCAGAAAATGGTGATTGGTGAAGAGAAAGCGCCATCACGGGATGGAGACTCCCGCATGTCATGGACCAACGACAAAGACACTACAGATGGTGGACCAGGGAGCAGGAGGTCTAGTAAAACTGACCAAGAACGCAGCCCAGGTTCTATCCCCAGCCCGGGGTTTAGCTGTACACTTGAACGGACTAATAATGGATTTACAAAAGGTACCACTGATGGAGTTAACAATGGTATCACCAATGGCAACCACTCAAGTAACTACGATGATGCGAATGACCCATGGAAGCGGgcatcaccaccaccagtacCCAGAAGGAAGTTTGGGGAACTGTATCGCTCTAAGTCAGAACTGCGTCTGCGCTGCTCTGTAGCGTTATCAGAGCAGGAGCATTTCTTTGACTTCTGTGGACTGGACATGGACATGATAGAGCGTCTGGGTCGGGAGAATTTCCTCTCCGGTGCCAGCTCCATAGACACACTGTCATTGGCGCTCCGCAGTGTAGGCGGGGACGGCTGTGGTGGCTCAGAGCCCAGCGAATTCTCCCGCCACTCAGGAGACGGGCTGTTCCAGGAGGAGCTTGCTGATCAGCTTCCCACTGGTGTTTCAATCATTGAGAGAAACGCTCGTGTCATCAAGTGGCTTTACGGGTGTAGGAATGCTGCTCGCGAAGGACCCAAAGAGTCAACTGTTTAA